TTTGGTCCTGGGAAGGTCTCCCCCAGGGAAACTGCTATCTGGTTGACTAAGAGCATCAAGGAGAACCCTCTGAAGCAGGAAGATTAGCACCAATCAACTGCCACCACTTGTACTATAAATTTAGCTGCAATCTATAGGGCCGGCTCTATTTGTTCTTGACATGTCGAGGTACTAGGAGCTTGGGCAGATATGCTGACATAGCAgttttttgttagatttacaCGACTCTTCCATATTCTCCATGCTTCTGTTTCATGATTTTCATTAAGATGGGTAATTAGGTACGATATCATGGTAAGTATTTAGCTTGACAAAATAGAATTGTTGTGATATGTACAACTGTTTCTGATTAGTGCAAGGATCCTCTGTAGTTGAGCTTCAAGTGAAGAGCATCCAGCAACTGGGCTTGGCTCCAATTCACATCCTTTGGGggcctttatttttttgtaatcaaattgcatttttatTACCTATTTTTCTCACTCGGAGGTTACGTTTATGTAGGAGTTCGGCTTACAAGTGGATGTGTAGCACACTACATCGGTAAGCTTTCACATGTTCGCTGTGTTAGAAAGAGTTTGTAAATGGATTTTTTCTCTCTACACGAATTATTTCCTATGTTGGAAGTACATGATAGAAGAGAGAAGACAATGATAGGATGTTAATGACGACTAGTTGGAAGTAATCTGTAACTGAATATATATCCTCGTACAAAATTAGTCTCTTATAATTCGTATGGTTTCGACCTTTTGTATCTTTCTTAAGCACGCATGTCTGCAGCTTTTCAATTCTTCATCATACGACAGAAACACCTTCAAGTGCGATGCACCGAGAGAGAAAAGAACTGTATGTAAATCCATACTAGGTTGAATTCCCATCCTCCCTTGTAGTTACAGTGCATTTATTCATCTTCTCTGGTTGAAGCTTACACTATCTTTTGTACCTTCTCTTCTTATAAGTTTCTCAATTGGTGATGAACAGTGATGATGACTTGCTAGTACATTGTCAAATGGGGCTGCACCATTCATTAATGAAAGGAATTAGACAACAATagtaaaagagtaatgctatatggAGTCATAAAGtgtgtaattaattttttttttttcatgtggttcTCGTActcattcacttttttcaaaatgattgcacaatgtttgcgcactcacgactgcaactatcatttcttagAGTAACGCTACATGCAGTGGTAGAGTGCGTAAGCGCtgtgcagtcgttttgaaaataGTGTggtcaactattaaaaaattaatttgcaagataaaaaaactatatttgcAAGTTGGGGTAAAGGacacattttgaatttttttttacaaattaaataatgtGAATGGTGTGCCCTTTATACCAGTTTAATAAATCTTTCTCCATTGATTTCTTACCTCGTATACATCAAGAGATGTGTGGTGGTTGGAATGACTACTTGTTGGTGTAACTGAATCAAACTTGTTGGAGGATCTTGTTGATCGATACAGCTTGACAAACCAGGGATCATGGTTTGCATGGCCAACACGTTTGGAGCGTGAAGATGAACGTCCTCGCATTTGATTATCCAGTGGGACGCTTGTTCTATCTGTTGATTCCCTTCGCCTATTTTTCTGCCTAATGCTACCGTTGGGACGTTGCTTTGGTTCACTCTGTGACCTGACTTTAGCACTAGAGGATTCTGTCTTGGCCATGTAATTTGGTATGAATGGATCATGGCCATGAGACATGTGGTTTGCACAATCAAGTTGCTGAGAGGGGGAAGGGGCTCTTCTTGGGTTTAATTCAGATGTGGGTATATAATGCTGGGGGCTGTTATTTGCAGTAAATGAGTATTCCTCATATGGATTTTCTCGCCTTCTGCTCGAAAGATCTTCCGAATAATATGATGGAAAATCATCCTCAGTCTTTTCGATTTGTGAATGATTCAGATAGCCACTTTTGCACTTTGAGACTCCCTGGAAATCTTGGAGAGTCATATCCATTTTCTCCTGCATAAAGAAGGCCATGCTGTAAGTAAGCAACTGAAAAAATTCAGATCGTGGCATTTAGGTATGTTGCAGCAGGTAATGACCTTTCTAGGACCTTGACACTTGTTTGGTTTGTTAGAAATGACAGAAgacgaaaagaaaatgaaataaatgaaaCTCTGATATACATAATACAGAtgtagataaataaaatattgtgagtaGGATAAAATGCAAACAAAATGAGGTTTACTCTGCGCATTCTTCTGAGCTCATTTTCCAGAGTAAAATTCCTATGAATGGATTGTTGCTTTTTGACATGAAGATGTGCTTCCTCGGCCATCTGGATTCTCTGAACCCTTGCTCTAACTTGAATAGATatcaatgcatgcatgcgcCGCAGAGTAGCATTTGTTTGTTTCCTTACCTGATGACCCCTTACAAGTGCTTGTAACTTGACTAGTCCCCTTAAAGCAGACAACGCTTTCCTTGCCTGACACAACAACATAGGCAGATCAGATCATTGAAATAACTTAGTAATGAAAGTTTGTTGGAATCAACATGTGAATGTTCAGATGAAAGTTGATACCAAATAAGAACGGAAGACAGCTTGAATCTTTGTGGCAGCTGCATATTCAACATCTGCAATTAACACAGCATGATTCTGCAGAACTTCATTTTCTGCACCGGTCTGCACTGGAAGCTTGGTGGTGTCAAATGAATCAAATgatttagaatatttatgagaTGTCTTTTTGCCAGATGCTCTTCCAAAACTCCATCTTCGCCTTGTTTTAGGAATCCCCGGCTGGCACTCTGTTTTGTTATGTGCATACTCAGCAGGAAAAGATGCATcaattttcttgtatttctgCTCCCTTTTCCCTACCAAAAAGTTTCTGATCCATTTGCTTGCCCTTCCCATCTTTTGTCACATCTTCTTAAGTCCCATGTTTCTAAGAAAAGTTGTGAGTAAATTCcttgtttttatataatcagTTGAGACCTGTTAACTTGAAAATCCATGTTTAATATGGAAGCTAGCTTGTTTAACTTGACTCCCTGTCGTGAATCTGTGGTATTATGTCATTTGTTATTGACTTTGGCCTGCAATATCCCTGGTTAAGCCATTTGCCACTTTGATGAACATTAATATCAAAGATTCTTTTTTCTGTGCTGAGCTTTGTCAACCGCTCAAGTACTATTGTTTCCTTCCGAATTATAAATCTCCAAGAGGCAAGAGCCGTTTAATCAAAGTGTAGTTCTTGGAGTAATCAGCTTAGTCCATCGACTTGTTTTGTCAAATCACCAATTATCTCAAGAGttcaactaataataataataaaaaaatgtctttacaacgatacatatataattttgaaggaaaaacttTACTTCAGTTGAGCCATGCAATCCATTCTACCATTAAACGATCATAAATTTggttatttaaatttaaaataatattcaaaggTCATCATGTCgatcaatatttcttttatatttaatttatataaattagtaatcgCAAAAGATGGCATTAATTAAACAACTCATAATCaaacattaaatataaatatatatatatataaataatttaagaaaatttctaCGTATCATGTGGATGGGCATGCAACTAGTATCCTAAAAACTTCGTGAATATTAAAGTTGGGTGGCGAGCCCCTCCAACCTGATCTGTTTGCCCAATTCACTCATCCCGCTAGGGGACAGGCGAGCAACTTGGCTGGCCCGAGTGTGAGTGGGGTTTCTAACTAAAAAACACACATAATGGGCAGGGGACGGGTGGGTACCCCACCCATctgtataatataaaaaagaatcttagatataaatacacatttttctctctcctctcattTTCTCCTCAAGCCTCCAACACACTATCCTCTTCTATCTCCATTCtacatactctctctctctctctctctctcttctcttctcccagccaatcttcttctccttcttgtCTCAACATCTTCTTCCCatgctcttcttcttttttcttgtcttttttctactgctcttctcctcctcctcctcctcctcctccttcctcgTCAGTGCAAGACTTGCGATCATGGTCGCTTGTCACTCGAGCCAGAGACCCGCAACCATGGCCGCTGATCACTCAACTTTTAGTCTCGGGTGTCTTTGCCTTGCCAAACTTCAACCCAATCTTTGCCTTGTGTGGATTTGGTGCTTTCTGCATACAGAGAGCCACAATGGTGGTGGCTCTCTGAGTACAATTCTAGTGGTTTTCCTCATATGTTTTTAGCTTTGTTGGTTATGATACGGTGGCTGCAatatgtttttggttttgatatgGTGACAATAGCGGCAGGGATCAGAACGGTGGATTAAGCCACCTATCTGCCTGTCGAACGGACATGACTAGGGAGTATATGGGGGAGGGGATCGGGTGTGGGAGAAAAATTGATTCCTCGCCCAAGCACTCCtagtgaatatgaaaaattgaatttgattattaattttatatattaacttacATTAATCATCTTCTCAAAGCCAAGCACTTCATTTTTGAAATTAATCATCACCACATGCTTGTTCAAGACTTGTTGCTTTTCTAGGCCTTTATGGCCTGAAAGGCCTCGTCTTGCATATGCAAGTGGCCTCGCCTAGTTTCCAGGTAGGTTGATTGGCCTACAGGCTGTCCAGCCACCCGCGAGCCTCAATGGGTTATAGGTCCATTGAGTCCAAAACTTTTATAAGCCCATTTGGGCATTTTACATGTCATAATAGCTTCCAACCCCTTTCTGCTGTAATTTCTACATCATAACTTAATCGAgtaattctattcatcatcgtAATTCTCATTAtcctcatcatctcatgatatgacattagatgattggagattatttattatatttcacttgtgaacctatcatttaatacacattatgagatgatgagagaacGATATGAAAACGGATgatgaatagtttttttttctaacttaatCTAAAACTATTACATTTCAACTAGTTTGAGTAATCTAAGAATAACAAATTTACATCACAAATTgttatgataaaaaatacttaaaacaccCAAATGTTGATAACTTGATATTTGTATCTAAGATGCCATAACCATAGAAaacatggaaaagaaaaaaaaaaaaaactgataaaaatgACAATACGATgtctaaaaaataaaggaaattcaattagaaaaaagaagataagtattaaatttatgGAATGTATTAGCAAATCATATATGTATCAATCTATGCACAAAGTACATTGTGATTGGGCCACTTTTCACGAATCTAGtgtgcatcaaaattatcttttgataagaattattaaacattttacaACAAGAATTGAATTAAGAGCAATTACCACTTCCATCTTAATTGTCCTCCTGCTCGTAGCTCTTTACAAAATCTATCATCTCCCAAATATCATTCGGCTTCTCTTTAGTTCAATTTTGAGTACAAATCAAAGCTTCCACTATACTATGAGACAATAAGCTCATGCATGGATCTAATATGCACATCCAGTACTAAATGTGGACTCTAAGGCTACTGTAGAAATCGGGAGAACCAAAATACTATGGGCTATCTCTTTGACATGATATAATAATTGACGTTTTTTCCACCAacctaaaatatcaaaatctttCACATATGGGTGTAATCTGCCGACaagtatatttttaagtatGTTTTGCAGTCTAAATTCTTCTTCTGTTCACGTATATCGCCAAATCGCAGATACCACTTACTCCTTCTTAGCTTCTTGACATTAGTAGGAGGGGAAGAGGTGGATGATGGGACCTTGATATTAACCCCTTTGAATAGACAAACTCATCATACAACCTATTAAGGGTATCCTTAATCCTTAACATAAGTTGATCCATCCATCCCTTCCCGCTAGTCAACCCATatacaatttcattaattttgtaGTACGAGTCAACAATAATGGCAATATATAGCAAACTGTTGATCTTACTCAAATTTCTCCAAtcttttacacattttttctAATTGCTCATTTACTTGACAAATTAAATGACAATATTCATTTCTTGTCACATACAAAGAACTAAAAATGGTACATATGACATCATATAAAAGCCTAAAAAGTCCAATAAAGACTCAAGCATTTTCCTAATCCACATCTTTAGGTTGCCCTATTCTCCCATTCCTTTTGTCTTCATTAAAGTGATGGGCATATTGCATGTTGTCATCTCCTATGGCGTCAAAGACCTTCTATATTATTCagtcatttaaatataaaaaaagttaggTTTTATCTTGTAGGAACATCaaaacacaatattttcttaaattcaagACCCAtagtataaataaaaatcttgaatttctcaAGTCTAGTTGCAGAAGGCCTCACTGGATGTCTTACTTTTGCAATCGACTCATAAACATCTTTTAAACTGTCCATCACAATAAGATTAAGGGGATGTGCACAACACCGCACATATAAAAACTCATCACCAAGATGGACAATATTACTCtctaattttattcttcaaatagTCAAGTGTGGCATTATTAGAAGAGGCATTATCCACTGTAATTGATAAAACTAGCTCCAAACCATACTAgtttattaagaatattttcgtGCAAATTCTAatctctatttataaaaatgtgtcGTAAGATATATATAGTTCAAATTTTGGTCTAATATCCATGTTTGGTGGTGAGACAAACTCTTTAACCTTCCAATAAATTATTCAACAAATCCTTTTCAAGCTCATatgttttgaaaacatcttccaCCATCATGTGGTGAGAATAAATGTTACAAATGTTCtaaaatgatgtcattttaAGGAgttcagatattttttttaaatatatgtaacattgttgtaaaattaaagaaaagtaacaagagaattgaaatactaaaatatctGAAACTAGTTATTTGGgaactaaatattatttctctcaacttTCTTGTTGTGTGTCTATAACAAATGTTCCTTAAGACGgatacatgatattaaatgaaTACATGAACTTAGGGAATGACAATAAATGAATCAAGGGGATACGTGAACATGAGAAATAGGAATATATGAATGTGTAAGAATTCTAATGGTCATccatcaaatacataaaatgtaTTTTACTACATTTATGTATTTACAACACTCCCCATTGGATGAccatacataaaaaatatgccTCATTAAAGTtttgcaaaaaacaaaatctagtGGGAAAAACTTATGGCGAAGGAAAAAGAGTACAACATTCTAATGTGTCtttgaatattttagaattGCCTTATTAAaccttgtaaaagaaaactctGTGGGAAAAATTTTAGCGAAGGAAAAAAAGTACTAATTGGATAATAATTGACTTCCCTTCATAAGTATGCAGATTTTCAATTGCTCATGATGAAAGATCATTGAGCTGTCGCATTCCCATATTGTGTACCAACATTTTAAATGTTGCAATTGGTAAATTTTTAGTGAATAAGTCTGTCAAATTATCACTTAATTGTATTTTCTTGACATCAATGTCACCACCCTTTTGAAGCTCgtgtgtataaaaaaattttggtgTAATATGCTTGGTCCTATCACCTTTGATATAACCTCCTCTTATTTGCATAATACATGCTGCATTATCTTCATATAATATTGTTGGGCGAACTTTGATTGTAGGTAAACTACAATTTTCTTGAATATGTTGAATTACTGATCTCAACCAAATGCATTTACAACTTGTTTCATGAATTGCAATAATTTCTGAGTGATTGGAAGAAGTAGCAACTATTATTTGTTTGACAGACTTCCATGAAATAGTTGTACCTTCATATGTAAATAGGTATCGTGTTTGAGAACGTCTTTTATGAGGATCAAATAAATAACTTGCATCTGCATATCCAATTAATTGTGAACTTgattattttggataaaataatcTCATGTCAATCGTACCACGAAGGTAACGTAAAACATGTTTGACCTCATTTCAATACTTCTGAATTGGTGTAAAACTATATCTAGCTAATAAGTTGcctgaaaatataatattaggTCTTGTACAATTTGCaagatatattaaaatatcaattGCATTAAGGTATGATACTTTAGGGTCAAGAATTTCTTCATCTTCCCTTCAAGGTTGAAAATGGTA
This genomic interval from Juglans microcarpa x Juglans regia isolate MS1-56 chromosome 4D, Jm3101_v1.0, whole genome shotgun sequence contains the following:
- the LOC121260119 gene encoding protein IQ-DOMAIN 14-like; the encoded protein is MGRASKWIRNFLVGKREQKYKKIDASFPAEYAHNKTECQPGIPKTRRRWSFGRASGKKTSHKYSKSFDSFDTTKLPVQTGAENEVLQNHAVLIADVEYAAATKIQAVFRSYLARKALSALRGLVKLQALVRGHQVRKQTNATLRRMHALISIQVRARVQRIQMAEEAHLHVKKQQSIHRNFTLENELRRMRREKMDMTLQDFQGVSKCKSGYLNHSQIEKTEDDFPSYYSEDLSSRRRENPYEEYSFTANNSPQHYIPTSELNPRRAPSPSQQLDCANHMSHGHDPFIPNYMAKTESSSAKVRSQSEPKQRPNGSIRQKNRRRE